Genomic window (Kineosporiaceae bacterium):
CGGCACCGACCCGGCGGTCAGTTGACGGGTGCAGGTACGGATGTCCGAGAGAGGCCGCCCTCCTAGCGTCGACGCATGACGTCGACACCAGGAGGAACGATGACGATGCCACGAGGGCTCGCTGCCGTGCTCGGCGCCGCCGCCTTGAGCGTCGGCGGGATGACCGCGCCTGCCGCAGCGGCAGTCGACAGTTGCGTGGGCGGACCCGGATGTCACAGCAGCCTGCAGTCCGCCATCGACACAGCCCAGCCGGGAGCGACGATTCGGATTGCCGCCGGCACCTATGCCGGGGGCGTGCGCATCGCCAAGAGCCTCCGGCTGGTCGGTGCAGGGTCAGGGCGGACCGTCATCCGCGGGGGAGGTCCTGTCGTCACCATCGACACGACGTCGTCCACCCGGCCCACGGTGGTGATCAGTGATCTCACCGTGACCGGTGGGGTGGCGCACGGAACGGACGGGGTCGACGCGTTCGGTGGCGGGATCCTCATCTCCCCGGGGGCGAGCGGAGCGATCGGTGCCACCGTGACGCTACGCAACGTCGTCGTGAGCGACAACAAGACGGTGCCGACGGCGGTGAGCCCGTCCCCCAGCGGCGTGAAGTGCCCGGACGGCGACTGTCCCTACGCCGGTTCACGGGGTGGCGGGATCGCCAGCTTCGGCACCCTCACCATCGAGCGATCCGTGGTCACCCGCAACGGCGCCGTCGGACGCGCCAGCGACGCCGCCGGCGGCGGGATCTACGCAGCGAACGGCGCGCTGACCGTCCAGTCGTCTGCGGTGATCGACAACAAGGGCGCCCCGGTGGGGATCGGGCGCTTCGCGGAGGCCGGCGGGATCTTCACCAGCGCGACGGCGACCACGATCCAGGGTTCAGTCGTCAGTGGCAACAGTTCCGAGCTGGTCACCTCGTGGCCGATGAGGCCACAGGGTGAGCTGCTGGACATGGCCGCCATGGGTGGAGGCATCCACATCGCGGACGGAGGTGCCGTGACGATCGAGGACACGAAGATCGTCGGTAACAGCATCCTCGCCGACGACCCGGCCGGCGAGATCTACGCCTTCGGCAGCGGGATCCTCGTGGACGACGGGTCTCGCCTGCAGATCTCCCGCACCTCGATCAGCAGGAACCGCCTCGTGGTCCGCACGGCGACGTCCGAGGACGTCGGCCCGAGTGGCGCGGCGGCCGAGATCGACACCAGCGGCACGCTCAACGATGTGCAGATCACCGACAACACATCGACGGTGTCGACCATCGACGGCCAGGTGCAGGTGGCCGGAGCCGTCGCCACGTATCCCGACAACCCGAAGGGCCTCGTACTGACACGGGTGGTCGTCAGGGACAACTCCGCCGTTGCGCGCAGCCGGACCGGCTCCGCGCGGGCCTTCGGCGGCGGAATCCTCAACAACGCCGCGATGGACCTCAGGAGCGTCACGATCCAGGGCAACAAAGCCGCCGCGTACGCACCCGACGCGTCGGCGCAGGGCGGCGGCATCTTCAACGGGCCGCTGCTGGTCGATCAGGGGATCGAACTCACGATCTCCGACAGCACAATCACTGGGAACGCCGCGGTGACGAGCGCCGGTGGATCGGCCCAGGGCGGCGGCGTCTACACGACGGCTCCGTTGACCGCCTCCGGAACCCGCATCGCGAGGAACCAACCCGACCAGTGCCACGGGTGTTAGGGCGCACGTCACCGGGTGGGCGGCCCTAGAAGGGTGGATTTGGCCGGCTGGCGCCGGCCAAATCCGGCCTCCGCCGGCTCCTCGTGTACCGTCCGTGTACCGATGTCAACGCCGTGACGGGATCGATGACTTGGCGAGTGGTGCATGCAGACTTCGGCACAGGAAACATCCGGCTTCTATCTCAACCTCGCCAGCGAAGACGGCTCTGCTGCCGGGCAACTGGGCGTCAACTACCTCGACGGAAGACAGATCTCCTACTTCACCTTCGACATCGAGAACCATGAGATCGCGGGGTCGCCACGAAGTCAGGGACCACGGTGAGCGCCACTTCCCGATGAGCGACCTGGTCGCGTACGGCCCCAACTTCAGGTGGCGAGTGGCAACCACGCGCGATGGGTAGGACGTCGATGCATGTCCGGACGCGGGCGAGGACCCCTTGAACCCGACAAGCCTGCGCTTCGCCGGCTAGGGCCTGTCTGCGGGCTACATGCTCTCGAACGACGACTCTTCGACTGGTCAAGGCCCTCAGCGACGCAGGGGCCGAAGCCGGGCCATTGTCGATTCGTGGTCTGGCCAACTTGTTTGGCTACCCGGTCGGCAGTGAACGTGGGGGCGGGTGGCCCCCGGCGCAGGCCGTGATTCACGACGATCGTCGCGATCACAACGCGGGTACCTGAAGGCCGCCGTTCCGATCCCGCGCGAGGCTCGGCGACCCCTGGGGGTCGGTGACCCGAGGCGATGTGATCGACATCTGGGTGCGGTTGGATGGCTGATCGTGAAGTCGTGTATCGGCTGATCGTGAGTTAGTGCTGCCCATCGACCGTCTCTGGACCTGAACCCCGCACCACCCTCACCGCAGGGTCTGACCGGCACGTCCAGCCGTCACCGACCGAGCCCGACCGACAACAGTCACCCATGGTCCACCCGTGGTCCGTGATCGCCTCGGACTGGCATCACTGCAGGTCAACGCCCGTTCGAGTGAGTGCCTTGAAAACCGCTAGCGCATAACCATCCGTGCTCGGGGGTGCGAATCCCTCGCCCTCCGCTGAATCATGATCATGCCTTTGACGTGCAGTTATGCGGCATTTCAAGATCAACAAAAGATCTTGAGAGTGTGGGCGCGATAGCGGTGTGCACAACCGCTGGTAGTGGCCTCCGCGCGACTGGTGAGCACGTCAGCCGGAGGTGATCGAGATGCGTTCGTGCTGGTCAACGCCCCAATGGCCCAGCGGTGGCGCCGATCATGGAAGGTGGACTGACCTAGCACGGAGCTCGAGCGGGTGGGCGTGCCAGTGGCCTATTCGTGGTCTGAGCGAGAGCGTCTATGGATATCCGACGGGGTATCTGGTGACCGCTGGACTGACGCAGCGAGCGTGGCGGCAGACCCATGTATCGGCCGGGGTGAGGTCAAGTGCGCCATCCGTCATCCACCGCTCGACCCTGCGCGTCAGCGAGCCCGCCACGTGCAGTCGTGGGCAACGCTCCCAACTGACGCCCGTGTCATGCCCGGATCTGGCTCAGGGAATCCGTCAGGCCAGGATAGGCGGAGTCCTCGGCAAGAATGCGCTCCAGGTCCTTTCTCGCCATCCCGTTTCGCCCCTTGTCGAGATGCACCTAAGCCCGTTCGATCAACGCGCGGTGGCGAATCTCGACAGCTCGCGACCGGGGGCGGAGCGCTTCTGTGAAGCAGTCCTTCGCGGCGTCGAGGTGCCCCATCTCGTGCAGCGCCACGCCGCGCATCACGAGCAGGAATGCCTAGGCGTCGTTGTCGTTCTCGACGCCTTCGATTATCTCGAGCACTTCCCAGGATCAAGTAGAAGCCACCCAAGGCGAACTACGTCTGCGATCCCCGATCGGTCGTCAACCCCACCCAGGCCCGCGCCCTGCTCGACGCCGTCCGCCAACCTCGCAGACCCCAACGACCCCGACCGCCGCCAGCGCGCCCTGGCTGCCCGCGGGCGACGCCTGGTCGCGTTCTTCGGCTGCATGTACTACGCCGCGCTGCGCCCCAGCGAAGCCCTCGCGTTGACCGTCGACGACCTCGAGCTGCCCGACCCCGCCGACCCGGACGGCGACGGCTGGGGCCACCTGTTTCACGCCCACAATTCGTGTTTCACGCCCACAATTCGTGCGTGCTGACGAACGAGGGCTGAGGGGTAGAGGCTGCGACGCTGGCGCGAAGGCCATCGCGAAGGTCCGTCGGTGTAGGCAATGCGGCGTTGGCTGCGTCGAAGCTCCCGACTTGGCTCTCGTTTGGTGATCTTGGTGTGTTGCGGGGCTGTGACCTGCGGCGACGTTGATTGATCATGGGTTTTGGTGTGCACTAGCCGGGGGGTGTGGGTCGTAGGCTCGGTGGGTGTCTCCTTACGTTCGGACGGTGCGGACGTCTTCGGGTGCGCGGGCGGTGCAGATCGTGCACTCGTCGCGGCGGGGGTCGCGGGAGATCACTCATGTCGGGTCGGCGACACCGATGCCGAGTGGGAGGTGTTGAAGGCCGCGGCGTGGCAGCAGGCGGCGGCCGGGCGGGGTGAGCTCGACCTCGGCCTGGAGGGTGGGTCGGGTGGGTCTGCTGGTCGGGGTGCTCCGTTGCCGATCACGGCCTCGCGGATGGGGTACCTGTGGGAGGCGTTGAGTCGTGCCTACCAGGTCCTCAGGGTTCGATGCCGCGGCCGGTGGGGACGGGGTGTTCCGGGATCTGGTGCTGGCCCGGATCATCGAGCCGACCAGCAA
Coding sequences:
- a CDS encoding right-handed parallel beta-helix repeat-containing protein; its protein translation is MTMPRGLAAVLGAAALSVGGMTAPAAAAVDSCVGGPGCHSSLQSAIDTAQPGATIRIAAGTYAGGVRIAKSLRLVGAGSGRTVIRGGGPVVTIDTTSSTRPTVVISDLTVTGGVAHGTDGVDAFGGGILISPGASGAIGATVTLRNVVVSDNKTVPTAVSPSPSGVKCPDGDCPYAGSRGGGIASFGTLTIERSVVTRNGAVGRASDAAGGGIYAANGALTVQSSAVIDNKGAPVGIGRFAEAGGIFTSATATTIQGSVVSGNSSELVTSWPMRPQGELLDMAAMGGGIHIADGGAVTIEDTKIVGNSILADDPAGEIYAFGSGILVDDGSRLQISRTSISRNRLVVRTATSEDVGPSGAAAEIDTSGTLNDVQITDNTSTVSTIDGQVQVAGAVATYPDNPKGLVLTRVVVRDNSAVARSRTGSARAFGGGILNNAAMDLRSVTIQGNKAAAYAPDASAQGGGIFNGPLLVDQGIELTISDSTITGNAAVTSAGGSAQGGGVYTTAPLTASGTRIARNQPDQCHGC